A segment of the Lolium perenne isolate Kyuss_39 chromosome 3, Kyuss_2.0, whole genome shotgun sequence genome:
atcaccgtggagaactcaaaccgatgcaccaaatgcaatggcaagaacaccacaaagatgctcaagtccttctctctcaaattccaacaaagctacaaaagctattgggggaataagagaggaagaacaaatgaattcacaaagaacaccaaaatcaagatctagagagttccactcacaaagagatggatttgattggtagaaatgtagatctagatctcctctctcttttccctcaagaatatgcaagaatcgtgggaggaatcaagaactagggcaagctttgaagtacaacaatggaggggagagagagaaagtgaaccaaccagcccaaggaggaagaagggggtcttatataccccctcccaacgaaatatgaccgtttgggacctcccaggccggaaaatccgcccccgggccggattatccgccccccgaaatcgcccctggctcgggccggatatttggccggatattgtcCCAGTTTTGgtcattcgggccggattatccgcccccgtaAAACCgctaaacaccaaaactaaaacgggcataactttagcatccggactccgattttgatgatcttgggcttgttttaaagctaggaacaagctctacaagatcatgcaggaaaccatcatagtccaacaagggaggatagaaacaaatgatgaaaggtttgacctatctaaaaaagacataccggtaaaacctccaatcttgaaaatgcaacaagttgcccgtgcaaaaaccattcttgatgaactagagcttgtcatgagaataagcacaagctctaaatcatcacatggataagatccaaataataaccaagaaagatgattgcaaggatgcaaaggtttgagctctctccgaacgatacgatcgagttactcactcgagagccctcttgatagtacggcaactaaactataaaccggtctccaactacactatgagaccggtgagaaagaaaccctatcaagagcaaaccttatacttgcgcattccacttgagctcgatgacgacgatcttgacctcaacaagatggaacgcctttcctgcttgtgcttgcttgacgaagtcttgtggattgctcccccataatccaccatgggagagcttcttcttcggcacatcttcacataaccatgaccaccatgtggattgctcccccataatccaccatgggagagcttcttcttcggcgcatcttcacatatccatgatcaccatatggatggcaagactcaagcaaaggatctcttcgagatgactcatcttgaacttgcactttatttcttcattcttcatcatgttgatgtcttgaagtaacttgagggctcacttcatcttcatcttcaagacatacttgacacttgatatccttcatcaatttcttcttattgcaaccttgaagccaacatatggttcaagaattgcctatggacaactcctacaaatataactcaatgcaaacattagtccatagggattgtcattaattaccaaaaccacacatgggggctccatgcactttcaaaaccatcgagttggttttggtgcccccgatcagggcgcgtgAGATGCGAACGAGGTGGTCACGAACGTTGGTTCGTGGGCCTCCTCCTTAACGTTATTTGACTAGAACGTTTTTGTCAATGTTTATCTCTTAAACCTGACGTTATTTGACTAGAACGTTTTTGTCTCTTAAACCTGACAGGTCAACCAACAGTTAGATCAATTATATAGCAAAAGAATATGATTATCTATGATATGAAATGTATATAATATAGAAATATAATTGTATTTTATAAAATCGATATATTTTGTTATATAATTGGTCAaacattacaaagtttgaatttcATGTAAAATTACACGCAACATAAATTGAGATGGAGGGAGTATCTGACAAATGGGGCTCGCGTTTTGAGGCAGGCGCTGTGGCTTTGGATGTTCCTCCATTGCCTAGTAAGGGCATGAACAATGGTTGATAAGACCGTTTTATCTTAACTCCGCCACGTAGTCTAGATATAACAACAAAATATGATATACAATGGGTCATTTTTTAGTCTTATCTCTAGTAATAAGACATCCCTAAATATGTGGTGAGAGAGATTgttgctaagagatgatctcttagctaagagaagataaacctctttttctatttctctcTCCTCCATGTCATCAATTATCCTACGTGGCATCCCTAAGATATAACCATTATACATGCCCTAAGAAATATCAGATTAGAGTAAACCAGGAGCCGAACTAGTTTGTCCCCACCCCTTTGTTCCTAGGCGACGACAACCTGATGCGATCtcctggaggtgatgatggctgcgGCGACTCATGATCGATGATCGAAGCAGTTCCAAGTGGTTTAGCAAAGTCGGGCTAATCCGAATTTGCCCCCTCCCTGCCGCCCCTTGGCTCCAGGCAGCGGCAACGACCAGCTAGGACCAACTGGAGATGGTGGCGAAAGCGGCTACAACGTGCATACGACGATGGAGCGGCTCCAAGCTCGATCAGGGGCGAAACATGCTTGTTTTCTATCTCCTTCCTTTCTTCGAGGGCGACATCGGCAATTGATGGCCGACGTGCTGGTGGCTTCCAGGTCACCCCATAAGGTGGGACCCTAGTTGTGTGATCAACAAATCTCTTCACACTAAATTACTCCCAGAGTTAGTTTAGTGGCTTGTGCAACCAAAAGTTAGAGTCGTTAGCCTGTGCTTTTGCTCTCCAAATTATGAACAGATTGTTATAGGGAGTAGCAAGGCCCCTGGAAGGAAAATAAATCCATTTCGAGTTCCTGGGTTCAATATTCGACCAATCTCCAAAGGACATGCAAATATGAATCTCCGGGGGACCGAGAAAGATTTGTGCACTAGAAATTTGGAGTCATTTCACGATCATCACTCCCGAGACAGGTCTTGGTCTGTTCATTTTGAGAACACCAGTTTCTCGCAAAGACGGCAACAGAAAACATCGTTATTTGGATTTGGATCAGGAGTAGGTGCTTTTAGCTTTTCAGCGTGGCTTACATAGCACTACACACTGAGAACCAATATGTGGTTGAATGATTAGAATAATAGTGGCACACTCAGCCCACCAGAATTTAAATCCCTAGATTTGACACCTTGATAGCGAAATATTTTTTTCATTGGGAGGCGATGTTTTTGTCGACAACGAGACATCAGTGGTGACTTCGTTACTTTCAAGACCCGCCAGATCAATTTGTTGAATTCAAACTGTCGAAAATGCTCATATATAGGAGTAgggtttaaaaaaataaaaaatataggaGTAGGGTGTTCATGGGTGCGTTTCATATGTGCGCGAGTGTTTGTACTTATGTGAGCGTCTACATTGTATCTTGTTTCGCAAAATGACATAGCACTACACAGATACGTCTTCTGTCAACCATGTCTAATTAATCAAAAATAGTTTTAGGGGTAGTAATTGAACAATGTTTACGTGCACCTGTAACTAGGGTTGGAATTGGAGCCGAGCCGAGCCACTGGCTCGACTCGCTAAAGCTCGGTTAATAATTGAGATAGCTCGACTCGACTCGTTTAACAATCGAGTTTAGATTTGAAACTCGACTCGACTCGCAAAGCTCGCGAGTAACTCACGAGTAGCTCGTTTAAAACTATCAAATAGAACATGTAAAATGTACAATGCATTTTTCTCAAATATTTGGGCATGAATGATGAACAACAACAAGCATTAAAATTATGGTACCAGAACAATATAAACCACAACGATCAATATATCATTAGAATAAGATTGCCAAGTTGAGAAATCACAACTATATATAGTTGCCCATTTTGGTGGGCTCGGACCAACTTCATTTTTACCGAGCTAAACGAGCTACTCGCGAGTTCGGTGAGAACTCGACTCGTTTAGCTTGAACTTGTTTAACGATAAAATATGAAACTTGGCTTGACTCGTTATACACCGAGTTCGAGTCGAGTCACGAGTTACTCATTTAGCTCGCGAGTTTCGAGTTTTAATTCAAAGCCTATAATTATGGTGTTCGTAATTAATTAACCCACCCAAGACCTGGCCACAACAGCAGTGTGAGTGTGACCAACCCACTGAATCCCAGCCCTCCAATCTCCACATCTGCCAAAGACGAAACCAACGGTCAGGATCAGACCAACATTTCCCCATCCACTCCTCCCCTTCGCGACGAAGCATCCTCCTCGCGGTTTCTCCCACACTCACATGGATGAGTCGCCTCCCCCCGCACCAAAAAATCGATCGAAATTAGAAACAGCAGCAACAATTAAAGAATACCCGCAAATCACCAAACACGCGGTGCCACCGACCGATCGACCCCCCCACCCCCAGGAATTTCAACCAGAATTCCCCGGCGACAACAGCAGCGGCCGGGGCGGGCCTCCCAGTCCCAGATCCCGCCGCCACCGGCGATGTCGCTCAACATGAAGACGTTCCAGCAGGCGCTGGCCAAGGCGTCGGCGGTGATCGAGAAGACGGTCACCACCACGGTGCAGGAGGTCACGGGCCCGCGCCCGCTGCAGGACTACGAGCTGCTCGACCAGGCCGCCTCGGGCGGGCCCGGCCTCGCCTGGCGGATCTACACCGCGCGGCCCCGCGACGCCGCCGCCTCCACGCCCTACCCCGTCGTCTCCGTCTGGGTGCTCGACAAGCGCGCGCTCTCCGAGGCAAGGGCCAGGGCGGGCCTCTCCAGGGCCGCCGAGGACGCCTTCCTCGACCTCGCGCGCGCCGACGCCGCCAGGCTCGTGCGCCTGCGCCACCCCGGCGTGCTCCACGTCGTCCAGGCACTCGACGAGACCAAGGCCGCCATGGCCATGGTCACGGAGCCGCTCTTCGCATCCGTATCCAACGCGCTCGGATGCCTCGACAACGTCGGAAAGGTGCCCAAGGAGCTCAAGGGCATGGTACATAACACTCACGCTCTTATACTCTAGTTAATTTTTATCAAGCCTGTTAAGCTATGGACCTGCGAAATGAAGTAGTATAAGATATGGAGGCTAGAAATTGGTGTTTCGATTGATAGTAGTACCAGTGTGGGCGCTAGTAGTTACTACTGACCACTCACCACCTGTAACTGAGTTGAGGTGATCAGTGTTTGTCTTCATACTGGTGAGAGTTTCAGTTTGCCCAGTTTGGTGGTTCATTAATTAGCATCATGGTGAATGTCCAGTAGAAACCCTGATCTGCGAGCTGTTTCTAATAATGTACCATTTCACAGTTTGGTATCCACAAAGTTCACCGAGTGGGATCACTTTAGTTTAGAAGTTCACGATAAGCTTTCCTTAACATGAACTTCCTTTGAATGGGTTCATTCTACTACAATTGCAAAGTCCTCTGGCAGTTACCTGATCTCGTTACTATTTATACAATTGGTTAATTTCACTTCAACTGTTGTTTGCTtactatttttgtttgtgttccaGGAAATGGGTATACTGGAGGTTAAACATGGATTGCTACAAGTTGCAGAGACATTGGATTTTCTTCATAACAATGCCCATCTTGCCCATCGAGCTATATCACCTGAGGTTGTAATGTAGCAGATTTCCTATGTTCACAGATACACATGGCTGTTTCCTGCAATTGTTATGCGCCCATTAGCATGTTTCATGATTTAACTGGTTTTGTTTTACATAAATTTCTTTTGGATGaatactaagtcaagttcattcaTGTGATACTGGATCGAGGCTGGTCCGGCATAACATTTCTGCTTTGTAGTTGCAGTTAGTTTTACCCCACAATATCAATTCAAACCTTCTATAATTGGTCTTAGATATTATTGTTTTCATATTGGAATGCATGGTAATTCATTGTTTCTGATCTGAGGACCTTCTATAATTTCTGCTGCAGTTTTAATAGTAAAAATCTGCAAATAATCATGTAGAAACCTTAATTAGTCCCTCCCTTTCACTATTATTGTCCCCCAATGCACGCTTCCACTTCCACCCCTACTTTAATGCTTCGGAAGAGGTTAAGTGGTTGTACCTTGCCATATATAGGGGCATTCTTATTTCTTAGTCATTTCTAATCGAGTCATTCATGGTTAGTGTTCCATTAGTCTGTGCACGTGTTAATATGGTGAGGACAGTTATAGGAAATAGTTGGAGCAGCTCAGTTTATATTATCCTGCTCCTACATGAATTTGATGTTGATGCTTATGACTGTCAGTAAGTCTTCAATTCTGTACCATAATAATTTTGTCTCTTTTGCAGACGGTCTTTATCACTTCAAGTGGATCTTGGAAGCTTGGGGGCTTTGGTTTTGCTCTTTCTGTTGACCAAGCCACTGGTGGTTTGGCATCATCACAGCAATTCCACTATTCGGTCGGTTCTTAAGATATTGTTCTTTTGTCCTTGTTTGTTTACCATTTTGATGTGTTAACCAGTTAGGATCTTCTTTTTTAATGCTATAGAAGAATTATTTTTCTTGAATGGTTAAGTATTCTCTTAAATCTCGGCTATGTAGATTACAATGGAGTACATCACAGCATACTGAATTGGCCATTTATTGTCTACATACATATTTATCTGCCATTATAATTTTCCTAGCCATGAATATATGTTTTCCACATTACTCGTCAAACATATGGTTCCACTTTCGCAGTGTTGCATAAGGTATTTGAGCATAACACAGTTGACTTAGCTAACCGCTTATATGCTGCAAACTGCAGAGCTGTGATTTTATTTGATTACAACGGTCTAGTGAACAGTCAAATATCCTTTCTGCATTTACTATTTTCTGCTGACATTGTCGTTGTGACTTGTTTTAGCATTTCCAGGTTTTGAATCATAACCTTGTTTATCTGCTGGATTAATCTGTAGGATTATGATGTTGAAGACACAGCTTTACCTCTTCAACCATCTCTCAATTATACTGCACCAGAACTGGTCCGGAGTGGTGATTCTAAACTAGGCTCTACATGTGACATATTCAGTTTTGGGTGTCTGGCTTTCCACCTAGTTGCTCGTAGACAACTCCTGGACTGCCATAACAATGTGAAAATGGTATGTCATTAATCTGGGCACATGCTTAATCAAACTGTTATGTATTTAATCTTGACATATCAAAGTTGGCTCTACACGTGGCATATGCTAGGGTTGCAGATGCACAAAATATACTGACATTTCCCTCTgttattgcagtatatgaattCCCTCACATATTTGACAAGTGAAGCCTTCTCTGGTATTCCTACTGATCTGGTGGCAGATTTACAAAGGATGCTATCAGTTGATGCAGCATCACGCCCTAGTGCTATGGCGTTCACAGGTAAAGTATTAGTTGATATTTTTCTTATTTGGTCCATAAGAGCTTCTAGAATGGAGTTCTGGATGATGTCAGTAATGGTGTTAGTCAATCGCTAACAACACTAATAGTGGGCTGAAATGCTGTTGATACATTACCTTTTTCTTCTTATAGGCTCTTCTTTCTTCCGGCATGATACAAGGTTGCGCGCTCTTCGTTTCCTTGACCATTTGCTTGTATGTGTTTATAATTCCTTCAATTTCTCTTAATTCGGTTCAAACTTTTTAGTTTCACTGCTATCTGTATCATGCTTGCTGCTTTGCAACCTGAGAATCACAATTCAACCAATTTAAGCTTCAGTTATTCTTGCTAGACTTCAGCAGGGGCATTAACTCCTAATCTGCTACTAATTTTAGCACAATATATTTTCAGGAGAGAGATAATATGCAGAAGTCAGAGTTTTTGAAAGCATTATCGGATATGTGGAAAGATTTTGATTCCCGAGTTCTTCGCTATAAAGTATGTGCAAGTCATTCTCTTTACTTTGTTCTAGTTAGAACTACTTTCAGAGAAGGCACAACTAGCACTTGCATCCAGTCAAGTGCTTAGTGTTCATTTGCCTTATTCTCATCTACATGATATAACTTTATTGTGTACAGAACCATAAACTACTCAAACTCTATAAAGTTTTCATGTCAATCAAGTATCCAAGTTCTCACTTCATGTCGCTTGAAGCTCTGATCAAAACCAAATAGCTGATGTTGAGGGTGTAGTtctattttaaattttaaatgttGAGTGGCTGGCAACTAAAAGGTTGTAGTAGGGAAAGAAACAAGGACGAAAGGTCCACTCCTCTATGCTGACTCATTTCCTTATTACAGTgattgtttgaatttgaattttctgGTGTACAGTTTCAGTTAATCTGTTGATGCTGTGTGATCAACTTACATTTGCTCATGATTTTCATCTGAACCCTACTTTTTAGATTTAAGATAGGTGTGTTGCAATGTTCAGATGGTAACTCTCATTTTTCTACCAGGTTCTTCCACCTCTTTGTGCTGAGCTACGCAACATGGTTATGCAGCCTATGATTTTGCCCATGGTTCTGACTATAGCAGAATCACAGGTTATTTTCCTTCTTTTGTTGCATAGTTTGTTAAATACGTTAGTTTATTTGTTAAAGAGCAGTACATACTATCATCATCTTTTCCCTCCGTAGATTCTTCTTTGTATATTTTGGCTCGTTATTAATATAAAATCACACAGTAGGGGCTTCCCCTATGGTAAAGTGGTAAAAAAACATACTATCATCTTTTCTTTATTGATATTACAACCTCTGTTCCTAAAAAAAAACATGTTTTAAGAGTTCCAACTGAACTCCCAAAACATCCTATATttaggaatggagggagtagctAACAGCAAATTCTTGTGGTCAATTAGCCATCACAATTTGCACCTAGCAAAATCTAGGTATCAGCTTATATTGCTTGCTCTTTGGATTTAAGTGTATGTCCTTGCAAAGAAGTTCTTTAGATTTAAGTATATGTGCTGTACCTGAGTAAGATCGCCTTTTGTGCTGTTTAGATCACTCTTGTTCCAACTCCAACTAAGCTACCAGCACTGGATTATCACCTTATGACACCTCAATTTACTATAGTTCTTAGAGTTATTGAAAGCGCCATAATTTTAAGCTATGTTATGTGTTGTTAATTTCTTGCAATGCCAACTTCTGAAGATCATCATTTTATGCTTTGCTTGGTTGCAGGATAAAGATGATTTTGAGCTTTCAACATTGCCTGCTCTTGTTCCAGTATTTACTTCAGCATCAGGTGAAACCCTTCTTCTGCTTGTCAAGCATGCCGATCTCATTATTAACAAGGTAATTATGGATATTTATGAAGTAAACTTATTCTTGTTTTTGCCCTTCAGGTTTTCCTTATGATTGAATGCAATGTTGATTTTATCTTAACAAACTAAAGTTCAGTGGAATCTGTCATTTTGTCCTTGGGATTCGACACCATTAGTAATTGTGTTGCTGTGTCTTTCCTTGCAGGCCTCACATGAACATTTGATATCACATGTCCTGCCTATGCTGGTACGGGCTTATGATGATACTGATCCCCGTCTGCAGGAAGAAGTTTTGCGACGAACAGTGCCATTATCTCGACAACTTGACATGAAGGTAaatctttttttttgtttgctaaaTTGATAAATAACCATTTAGTTGTGCTTTCTCTTTGTTCGCCATCAAGGAAAAATACTGTTTTCATTCTGTAAATCTATAGTATTTGAATTATGTCCTGGCTGATGGACAGACTTAGGAAGTTGGTATATGTAAATTGCCCCTTGTTATTTATTTTTTCATTGTTTTTAATAAATATACATTGAATTATGTATTCATCATTGGTTTGTCCTTGCAGCTGCTGAAACAATCTGTACTGCCACGTGTGCATGGATTAGCTTTAAAAACTACAGTGGCTGCGGTATGCCTATATGATTTGTTTCAGTAATTTGTTTATTACCTTTGACTTTTTAATATGCTTATGGCTTAAAGGATGGTAATAACACTTGTGATGACTAGAGCTTTGTACGAAATACTTAGGACAGAAAATTGCCATCTTCATTCCTGTTGTAGCAGACAATTTGCACGTGAAAATAATTAAATAAAGATAAGGCCAATGTGACAATGGAGTCTATGACTTTCTTGTGTTTTTTTGCCTTTCATCACACAGCTTGTTGTTTGCCTTCTGCTTTCTATCTGCTCTGCTGTTATACATTCTTTAGTTCATATAGTCGTTCTTGACAATGCTACAAATTATCCTAGTAGTAAGTTGTTAACTTGTTATGTACACTATTGATTTCTGAATTAAGTTTTATCTAGCAATAGGTAGTAATGTGAATTTCATATTTGGTGGTGTGGTACTGCATTTTTTGGGCATTAGTTTGATTCACACCATTATTCTACCATGGTACTGCTGGGTGCTGCTGAATAAATGTATACTCACCTTTTCCTAATATCTTCTTGCTGCTATTGCCTTTAGACGTCGTATCTAGAAGGCAGCATTATTTACTCTATGTTTCATAACCTTATGTTGCTTTCTTATGATCGTAAGTTCCATGCAAATGCAGGTGAGAGTAAATGCCTTGCGCTGTTTAGGAGATCTTGTTCCATCCTTGGATAAAGCAGGTATAGTGGAGATCCTGCAGACTCTTCGGCGCTGCACAGCTGTTGACCATTCTGCGCCAACCCTTATGTGCACGCTTGGAGTTGCTAATGCGATTTTTAAACAGGTTACTTCTTGATATGTTTGTTTGCTATTGCTGAACGACCAGCACTGTTTTTCCTTGCCAGTTGATTTACCTGTTACCGATACCGTGTGTAACTAATTTGTCACTATCCAGTGTGGCGTTGAGTTTGCTGCGGAGCATGTGGTTCCTCTCGTCTTCCCATTGCTCACAGCACAGCAACTGAATGTACAACAATTTGCCAAGTATATCCTATTTGTCAAGGATATCACAAGGTACTAGTTACTATACTCAGTTGATCAATTGTTCTCTCCATGGAGCAATTAATAAATCAAGTAAACTGCTGTCTACTTCTACAGCAAGATTGAAGAGAAGCGTGGTGTGACAGTTACAGAAAATGGAAGTGCAGAGGTAAAAGTATCGCCCTCAATGTCAAACGGGATTCATTCCAAACCAACCTCAGGTGGCCTGGGACAAACTGCACAAATGCCAGCTGCAAAGAGCACTTCATGGGATGAAGACTGGGACCCTACTAAGAAAACCAGTGCTCCATCACTCTCTTTTGATTCCAGTTCTCAAACAAAGGAACCCTCAAAAGACCCCTTTGATTTCAGTACCCAAACAAACCAGCCATCAACACTACCGTTCGATCTTGGTACTCAAACAAAGCGGCCGTCGACAGTCTCTCAGGTTGCCACAGCTACAATCCCATCTGCACAACCACTCCCACCCCTGCAATCTCTTGCACCCAGTTCAGGACCTCAGAATTCTGGTTCATGTGTTCCTGTCGACATTGAGTGGCCTCCTAGAATGAGCACATCATCTGACTTTAATGCACCATTTTCTATGAACATGGATACTAAATCTGGAGAGCTGTCAAATGACGGACTCAATGATGTTGATCCTTTTGCCGATTGGCCCCCCAAAACAAGCACTGCGTCCAGCATTTCAGCAGCTGGGCGCCTGCCAAGCACAAATCAAAGTATCTCTGGGCTGAACGCAGGGAACATA
Coding sequences within it:
- the LOC127342946 gene encoding SCY1-like protein 2 A, with protein sequence MSLNMKTFQQALAKASAVIEKTVTTTVQEVTGPRPLQDYELLDQAASGGPGLAWRIYTARPRDAAASTPYPVVSVWVLDKRALSEARARAGLSRAAEDAFLDLARADAARLVRLRHPGVLHVVQALDETKAAMAMVTEPLFASVSNALGCLDNVGKVPKELKGMEMGILEVKHGLLQVAETLDFLHNNAHLAHRAISPETVFITSSGSWKLGGFGFALSVDQATGGLASSQQFHYSDYDVEDTALPLQPSLNYTAPELVRSGDSKLGSTCDIFSFGCLAFHLVARRQLLDCHNNVKMYMNSLTYLTSEAFSGIPTDLVADLQRMLSVDAASRPSAMAFTGSSFFRHDTRLRALRFLDHLLERDNMQKSEFLKALSDMWKDFDSRVLRYKVLPPLCAELRNMVMQPMILPMVLTIAESQDKDDFELSTLPALVPVFTSASGETLLLLVKHADLIINKASHEHLISHVLPMLVRAYDDTDPRLQEEVLRRTVPLSRQLDMKLLKQSVLPRVHGLALKTTVAAVRVNALRCLGDLVPSLDKAGIVEILQTLRRCTAVDHSAPTLMCTLGVANAIFKQCGVEFAAEHVVPLVFPLLTAQQLNVQQFAKYILFVKDITSKIEEKRGVTVTENGSAEVKVSPSMSNGIHSKPTSGGLGQTAQMPAAKSTSWDEDWDPTKKTSAPSLSFDSSSQTKEPSKDPFDFSTQTNQPSTLPFDLGTQTKRPSTVSQVATATIPSAQPLPPLQSLAPSSGPQNSGSCVPVDIEWPPRMSTSSDFNAPFSMNMDTKSGELSNDGLNDVDPFADWPPKTSTASSISAAGRLPSTNQSISGLNAGNIGFGGSSNTLGQMKTNQVSWSAKPNHSNVMGMNSTAGYLNQGNSSLGFGNPIGGPSSGLSNPAIPYAGQSMRQPQPDFGSLSQSSSGTQGPPRLAPPPSAAVGRGRGKNQGQSALSRASRTPQSNAASGQPPFLDLL